CTTCTTTTCAGCAGTATAGTCAGTTTTTATCTGAAAATAAAGTTATAACCGGAACAGCAGATGCAAAACGTGTAGAAACGGTTGGGATTAAAATTAAGGCTGCGGCAGAAAAATACCTGACATATTTAGGGCAGTCACAATACTTAAAAGATTATCGATGGGAATATAAACTTGTCGATAACAAAGAAGTAAATGCGTGGTGTATGCCGGGAGGAAAAATCGTTGTGTATTCCGGAATTCTTCCTGTAACGCAGGATGAACCAGGTTTGGCAACTGTAATGGGGCATGAGGTTTCTCACGCATTGGCTAATCACGGAGCGCAGAGAATGAGTGCGGCACAATTGCAGCAGATAGGAGGTGCAGCTTTGGATGCAGCAACAAGTGCAAAATCTGAATCTACAAGACAAATATTTGCTCAGGCTTACGGAATTGGTTCAGAGGTAGGAGTAATGCTTCCTTTCAGCAGAAGCAACGAAAGTGAAGCAGATAAAATAGGTCTTACTTTAATGGCAATTGCAGGTTATAACCCTGAAGATGCTATCGCATTCTGGAGCAGAATGGCGGCTAAATCGGGCGGTTCAGGAACTCCTGAATTCATGAGTACACACCCTTCTGATGCAACCAGAATTGCCAATATAAAGGCTTTAATTCCTGAAGCTAAGGCTACGGCACTTAAAGTAGGAGTTATAAAATAAACGTAAATTTTATTATAAAATATCTTAAAAGCTATTCGTTTTCGGGTAGCTTTTTTTAGTTTATAATTTAATAATATACGAAACATACAATTTGTATTTGATTATCATAAAAATTGAATAAATTCGTAGCCTATTAACAAAATCATTTCAATGAAAAACCTGCAAAAAGGAGATAAAAAATTATTAAATGCCTGGGCATTTTATGATTGGGCAAATTCAGTTTATACACTTACAATTGCTTCGGCAGTATTTCCAATTTTTTATGAAGCTTTATTCAGCGATCGCGACCATTATATAGATGTTTTCGGGATGCACCTTAAAAATTCGGCTTTAATAAGTTTTATTACAGCGGCGGCTTTTTTGGTAGTTTCTTTTATTTCACCGTTATTATCCGGAATTGCGGATTATGTAGGAAATAAAAAATCTTTTATGAAATTTTTCTGTTACATGGGCGCATTGTCCTGTATGGGATTATACTGGTTTGATTTAGACAATATTTACGTTGGTTTATTATTTTATTTTCTGGGATTGCTGGGTTTCTGGGGAAGTTTGGTTTTCTACAATTCTTATCTGCCGGATATTGCATTTGAAGAACAACAGGATAAAATTAGTGCCAAAGGATATTCTTTAGGATATATAGGAAGCGTGATTTTGCTGATAATCAATTTAGCCATGATTATGAAACCAAAACTTTTTGGAATTACAGGAACAGATGGTGAAGCAGCAATGAAAGCTATGCGTTATTCATTTGTAATGGTAGGAGTATGGTGGATTCTTTTCAGCCAATACACTTATTATTATCTTCCAAAAGGAGGCAGCGGAAAAAGTCAGAAACTTAC
This portion of the Flavobacterium gelatinilyticum genome encodes:
- a CDS encoding M48 family metallopeptidase, encoding MKKQLISGLFAAVLVCSCATNPVTGKKNLNFVSNSELFPSSFQQYSQFLSENKVITGTADAKRVETVGIKIKAAAEKYLTYLGQSQYLKDYRWEYKLVDNKEVNAWCMPGGKIVVYSGILPVTQDEPGLATVMGHEVSHALANHGAQRMSAAQLQQIGGAALDAATSAKSESTRQIFAQAYGIGSEVGVMLPFSRSNESEADKIGLTLMAIAGYNPEDAIAFWSRMAAKSGGSGTPEFMSTHPSDATRIANIKALIPEAKATALKVGVIK
- a CDS encoding MFS transporter; protein product: MKNLQKGDKKLLNAWAFYDWANSVYTLTIASAVFPIFYEALFSDRDHYIDVFGMHLKNSALISFITAAAFLVVSFISPLLSGIADYVGNKKSFMKFFCYMGALSCMGLYWFDLDNIYVGLLFYFLGLLGFWGSLVFYNSYLPDIAFEEQQDKISAKGYSLGYIGSVILLIINLAMIMKPKLFGITGTDGEAAMKAMRYSFVMVGVWWILFSQYTYYYLPKGGSGKSQKLTKNVLFNGFKELKKVWASLQDITALKRYLGGFFVYSMAVQTVMLVATYFGAQEIKWASPEESQTGLIICILLIQLVAVVGAVLTSRASAKFGNIPTLIGINIVWFVFCVIVYFISLPIHFYVMATLAGFVMGGIQALSRSTYSKLLPETDDTTSFFSFYDVAEKIGIVIGMCVYGIIDQITGSPRAAIVILGVFFLTAIFLLTRVHKKGVSN